A segment of the Rhizoctonia solani chromosome 12, complete sequence genome:
GTAGGAAAATCTACGGTAAGTAGTACGTTATACACAATTAGTTGGAGGTTAAACTCAATATAAAAACCCAAGATTATtaacctcctaacaaatTATTCCGCTCAATTACCCGTCGGAGATTCTCTCCAATCGTGCACAGAACATATCGCTGTCGCCTCTGTATTTCACAAAGGACGGATCATAAACTTCTTCGATACACCAGGCTTTGATGACTCTGAGAAAAAGCCAGCTGAGCATCTTGCGTTAATAGCAGTATGTCTCTCCGAGCTGTACGTATCATTAGTCAACTACAATTGTGGGCCGTATGGGCAGAAATAGCTAATGGATGTGCAGGTACGAATCAGCCCAGCACAAACCACATATCCACGGGGTCCTCTACGTCCACAGGATCACAGACAACCGGATGACGGGATCGAGCATAACGAACCTTCGTGTGTTTAGAAAATTGATCGGACCACATGTGTTCAAAAATTTGGTGTTCGTGACCAACCGGTGGACGAATCCCCTAGATCCCAGGCATATCAAGTTCGAAGACGAGTTGGTGCACGATGACAAGTACTTTGGTCGAGCTATCAAAGCAGGAGCAAGAGGGGGCGTTGATTATCGTATCTTCGAAGGATCCACTTGCTCCCAGGCCCAGAACACGTTGCTTGATTTATTCCTGGGATATGACCCTGAGCTCTTACAGATTCAACGAGATCTGATCGACGAGAACAAGGCGATAGGAGACACCGAGGCAGGCCAAGTGGTTTTCGAGGATTTGAATAAGTTCAAGGAGGATATCAGGAAGGAGGTGGAAAACCTAAGGCAAGAGCTGTCGGAGCTCAAGGGTGATGATGAGTCCAAAGAGGAAATCGAGAGCGAAGAGATCGGATTAATGAATCGGCTGGCCGATGCCGAGAAACAAGAAGGTCTATTGCGTTCTACGCTTGCACAGATTCGGAAGCACCCAGGCTTAATAGCTGGGTTTGCAGCAGGGGCGGTGGGACTGCTAGGCGCTGGGATGGCTGGGGTGGTGGAAGTAGCGAGCGCGGCAAGTTTAGGGGCCTCAACTGTGGCGTCTGGGGCAGCGACTACAAGTTTTATTCAAACGCTGAGCGGCGAGGCTGTACTCAACGCCGTGCATACCATCGGTTCAGCTGGAATAGCGACTATCATGAAATTGGCAGGATTGTAGCATGGAAGG
Coding sequences within it:
- a CDS encoding 50S ribosome-binding GTPase encodes the protein MDHSSAYTKDSSRRPLPSFSSTLEPTVSRKPVAMHIPQGAQPEPLNVLVFGPTGVGKSTIINLLTNYSAQLPVGDSLQSCTEHIAVASVFHKGRIINFFDTPGFDDSEKKPAEHLALIAVCLSELYESAQHKPHIHGVLYVHRITDNRMTGSSITNLRVFRKLIGPHVFKNLVFVTNRWTNPLDPRHIKFEDELVHDDKYFGRAIKAGARGGVDYRIFEGSTCSQAQNTLLDLFLGYDPELLQIQRDLIDENKAIGDTEAGQVVFEDLNKFKEDIRKEVENLRQELSELKGDDESKEEIESEEIGLMNRLADAEKQEGLLRSTLAQIRKHPGLIAGFAAGAVGLLGAGMAGVVEVASAASLGASTVASGAATTSFIQTLSGEAVLNAVHTIGSAGIATIMKLAGL